GCCGATCAAACGAATCTTTTGGCCCTTAATGCTTCCATTGAAGCAGCACGCGCCGGTGATGAAGGCCGTGGTTTTGCCGTTGTTGCGAGTGAAGTGCGGAAACTTGCCGAAAGCTCGAAGGAACTTAGCAGTAAAATTAAAGTACTTATCGACAAGAGTGACCAGCAAATCACCAATGTGACAAGTATGATGTCTTCCATGCACAAAGTAACCGCCCAGTCGCAACAGAATATCGTCCAAGTGAAGGGCGGCATTGTCACAGTCAAAATGGAGATGGATAACTATCTGGATCGTTTCAATAAAAACAAAGCAGATTTGGATATTATCGTTAATTCTTTTAAAGAAATCAATCAATCGGCTGTCAGCTTGTCGTTGTTGACGGATACTCTACTCGCAAAAGCAGTTCATAAAGCATAAAAAGCAGGCCCATCCCAGATTAACTGGTTTGGGCCTCTTTGTTTTTATTTTGCTCTTCAATCTGATTGATCCTGCCTGCTACATATTCAATATTCTTGGCCAGCCAGTAGCTTCCCTGAATTCTTTTCACCAATTCTCGTTCTGAAGGGGCGTTTCTTTGGTTTGGATTTGGAGGCTGTTGAAACTGCCCTACTGCCTGCATAAACGATGCGGGATGCGATAAATAACTTAGTGTAAGATCTTTTTCATATTCTTGCAGACTGAATCCTTTTTGATATTCATAGAACCAGTCAATACAGTCATCACAGAATAATGGATACGTTCTTAAATATCGTTGATAAAAAGAGATAATGTCGTTGGCAGGTGCCGCTTGTTTTGCTCTCTCCCAGCTTATAAAATAACCCCTGCCCTCTGAATCTTTTACAAAGTGATGAAACGAAACTCTTCCATGTGTCATGGCCACACGATGTTTTTTCGTTTCCTTCACCGCC
This window of the Sutcliffiella horikoshii genome carries:
- a CDS encoding methyl-accepting chemotaxis protein, with product MKEVSQSLEEMHTLKSVSEEIITMTQGIDNIADQTNLLALNASIEAARAGDEGRGFAVVASEVRKLAESSKELSSKIKVLIDKSDQQITNVTSMMSSMHKVTAQSQQNIVQVKGGIVTVKMEMDNYLDRFNKNKADLDIIVNSFKEINQSAVSLSLLTDTLLAKAVHKA